The Apium graveolens cultivar Ventura chromosome 11, ASM990537v1, whole genome shotgun sequence genome has a window encoding:
- the LOC141698167 gene encoding nicotinamide/nicotinic acid mononucleotide adenylyltransferase isoform X2: MMDSALPLEKLSLGTKDHDNGETTYVVLLSAGSFNPPTYMHLRLFELARDALNSEGFSVIGGYMSPVNDAYKKKGLLSAEHRIAMCNLACKSSEFIMVDPWETNQSTFQRTLTVLSRIRSSLCDNGLIPGASLRVMLICGSDLLESFSTPKVWIPEQVRTICRDYGVVCVRREGQDIEKLIASDEILNECKSNIKIVDEIVPNRISSTIVRDCVSRGLSVKYLVPDEVIDYIKQHNLYLNSA; this comes from the exons GGAAACAACATATGTAGTTTTACTCTCTGCTGGAAGTTTCAATCCCCCGACATATATGCATTTACGTCTTTTTG AGCTGGCAAGAGATGCACTGAATTCAGAGGGGTTCTCTGTTATTGGTGGATATATGTCACCTGTTAATGATGCATACAAGAAAAAG GGTCTTTTATCAGCTGAACATCGGATCGCAATGTGTAATCTTGCATGCAAAAGTTCTGAATTCATAATGGTGGACCCGTGGGAG ACAAATCAGAGTACCTTCCAACGGACATTAACTGTTTTATCCAGAATCAGGAGTTCCTTGTGTGATAACGGATTGATACCTGGAG CATCCCTGAGAGTTATGCTTATCTGTGGTTCTGACCTACTTGAATCTTTCAGCACTCCTAAAGTATGGATCCCGGAGCAG GTCAGGACTATATGTAGAGACTATGGTGTGGTTTGCGTTCGGCGAGAAGGTCAAGACATTGAGAAACTTATTGCTAGTGATGAAATTTTGAATGAATGCaag AGTAACATCAAAATTGTGGACGAAATTGTTCCGAACCGAATTAGTTCTACAATAGTAAG GGACTGTGTTTCCAGGGGTTTGTCGGTGAAATATCTAGTGCCAGATGAAGTCATTGACTACATCAAACAACATAATCTCTACTTAAACTCTGCATAA
- the LOC141698167 gene encoding nicotinamide/nicotinic acid mononucleotide adenylyltransferase isoform X3, whose amino-acid sequence MHIVICFLVISFSFIFRFRETTYVVLLSAGSFNPPTYMHLRLFELARDALNSEGFSVIGGYMSPVNDAYKKKGLLSAEHRIAMCNLACKSSEFIMVDPWETNQSTFQRTLTVLSRIRSSLCDNGLIPGASLRVMLICGSDLLESFSTPKVWIPEQVRTICRDYGVVCVRREGQDIEKLIASDEILNECKSNIKIVDEIVPNRISSTIVRDCVSRGLSVKYLVPDEVIDYIKQHNLYLNSA is encoded by the exons GGAAACAACATATGTAGTTTTACTCTCTGCTGGAAGTTTCAATCCCCCGACATATATGCATTTACGTCTTTTTG AGCTGGCAAGAGATGCACTGAATTCAGAGGGGTTCTCTGTTATTGGTGGATATATGTCACCTGTTAATGATGCATACAAGAAAAAG GGTCTTTTATCAGCTGAACATCGGATCGCAATGTGTAATCTTGCATGCAAAAGTTCTGAATTCATAATGGTGGACCCGTGGGAG ACAAATCAGAGTACCTTCCAACGGACATTAACTGTTTTATCCAGAATCAGGAGTTCCTTGTGTGATAACGGATTGATACCTGGAG CATCCCTGAGAGTTATGCTTATCTGTGGTTCTGACCTACTTGAATCTTTCAGCACTCCTAAAGTATGGATCCCGGAGCAG GTCAGGACTATATGTAGAGACTATGGTGTGGTTTGCGTTCGGCGAGAAGGTCAAGACATTGAGAAACTTATTGCTAGTGATGAAATTTTGAATGAATGCaag AGTAACATCAAAATTGTGGACGAAATTGTTCCGAACCGAATTAGTTCTACAATAGTAAG GGACTGTGTTTCCAGGGGTTTGTCGGTGAAATATCTAGTGCCAGATGAAGTCATTGACTACATCAAACAACATAATCTCTACTTAAACTCTGCATAA